The DNA sequence TTGACTATTATTGGGTAGGCAGGTGAGCTTATGAAATTTGAGTACCAAAAGAAGGTCGCCTCGCTGAGCAAGCTAAAGAAATGTAGTACTAACTCAGAAGCATTGGAGAAATCAAGAGTAGCAGTGAGTCATCTACATATAAGATACATAGTTGACATGCAATCCATGGACCCAACAGTATCAAAGATAAACTCTTTTACTTTCAGCCTGTTGCAGGGTGAGTTTGCAGTGTACTCATATTTGACATTCTTTGGTTGTGATTTTGTCTGTGGTTGGAGTCTTTTAACTTTGCACCTGATAATTACATTTCTAGATGAGCAATTTCAAACAGCTTATTATAATTCAATagaggaaattgaatttaatAACATCGAACTAGATTCTATTAATTTTGGTTGCTTAGGTACTTTTGGGTAGATAGTTTGATGGGTCTGATGGTGAGTTGTGGGTAGTTGGTGGGGAGGGCAGGTAAAGGTTTAGGTCCTAGGTTCTGAGTATTAATAAATGAGTTGTAGACTTGTAAATTTTGCTAGGAGGTCTTTTCACCCAGAAGCATTATAATAATGCCTTGTTAGGAGCTTCTGATACCATTTTTGCTGCTGTCAAGTGTgaactttttctgggttgaattATGTTCTTTTGGTGAAGTACAATATTTGTTTTTAGTTAATGCTTAGTTGTAATATATTTTCCTTACTTCAGATATTTTCCTACTCGAGCTAGATATGGTATTATTCCCTCAAGGGAGGAACCCAACTTTGATAAGATAGCAGCTAGTTATGACACTTCCCTAACtttttgttttctgggttttcaatttttttggttgacatatcttaatgcttttgcaattttgattacTTAGAAATGAGTGAAAAACTAGGTTATCAGATCCTCTTCCCATGACCAGACATTTATTTTACTTGATTAAATCCTTCATAACCTTGAATTTTGCTTATTTTGTTTGTAGGTTTGGGAATATCTAGTGAAATATTGCCTAAAGAGTCACTAAGTGATCAAGCATGGAATACCAAGCAATGAagcaaaatatattttctttcatcatgtaAATTCAGCTAGCTATGAAACTTTATAGCAATGACATAATACTTGGATTCAATATTTGGTGGATATATTGGAATTTTATTGATGTATCACATTGCTTTTGGTGTAAATATTAACCATTGTTCATTGGATAATGATTTCAAGCACTAATATAGTAAACTTCACATAATTAGtcactgttcattaggtaaaatggagcaTTATTAACAATGCACAAAATCCAGAAAAGATGATTatcacacaacataatttcttatgttaataatgttgtctgaagtaacaatttggATGTTCACACAATGAATCCTTATATAACATGCAATGGTTCTAACAAACATACGTTGTCTGATTTACAATTACACAACTGTAATAACTAGAATACGTTATCTAAAACTAACacacaacaataaaatttccaaaagtgaagtgtgaggataactcatacaacacagaaaataaaattctgttgtctgattcacctTTCATACAACGGCTCGGAAACAactttcgttgtgtgaatgatgccAATGACATGTGCAGCACGACTGCGCGGCAACTACAGTTGCCATCTGCCGAGAGAAGGCACAACAGTTTTAACCAAATAAGTGTTGACTGTTTGTGATTCACACAACGGGTTTCCACCGTTGTgccatttttcatcacacaacgctccgatacacaacggagatcatccaaatcacacaacgaattTGGTCTGTTGTCTGTTCGCTTTTTGGCCTAGTGAtagttttacattttttttatcaaataggaaataatttcattaataaacTGTGGACATACAGGGCATCCTAAAGGGTCAAAATGGCCTCTGCAAAGTAGAGAGCCACGCTTATTCATCAACTAGACAAATCAGCTAATACATACTCATTGAACCAAGGAGGTCCAACTTCCTTCCAAAACTTTATGCTATCTACGTTTACAGCTTCTTTGGCTATAACAACCCAAAGGGCAGAGAACTGCCTGAAAGAGCAATGAAGAGAAGCAGCTTGTTGTGGACTAAGAATATTATCTTGCAAAGACCCATTTTATTATGGAAAAGAAACCAACTTGAGACACAGAGCAAGAACAGCAGGGACAAACAACAAACAAGCAAGGTCTATGTTCTTGGAGAGTCAATGACATGAACAACTAGCATTAGAggactccaaaaaaaaaaaggatcctcaattacaagaaacagatATATAGTCAAGTGCCTCACATAATTGATTCATACGCAATTTACGTGTGTTTCTAGCCCTAATTATCTTGAAATTAGTGAATACTCAATCATTATTTCGTAGtattactttgttttcttcatttgtaggaATTTATAGTCAAGAGAGGAAAAAGATGAAAGAAGTAGCGAATTCgagcaaaaagtcaactctGACTAAATGATGAAAAGTCAACTAGTTGACCACCGGGTCAACTAAGTCAACTTAGTCCGATAGCATGAAGTCCAAGGcccaagaccaaagaagcacaAGTGAAAACCCAAGCCCATTTGTATTAcatctttgtattcaaatttcaaattcaaaatagatgtaatgacaataataataGTGGATCGACCACACGTCACACACATCACATATGTAGAtgagatatttatttgtgttcacactagACACACACTCTCTTACACTTTTACCCTTcggttttatttatattttccaaaatgttttctaatcttctaattctctacatttttattaggttgttttagtcttttcattttaaccattttctacttgtttttgagCCCTTGGATCTAGGGTACAAGTCCAATCTTGACCCTTGAACCCAAGAGGGTATTTAAGCACCTTTGCACACATTTCACAAGCTCAAGACccatttttctacaccctaGGACTTTTGGTCGAATCTGGGACTTCTCTCCTCTCATCGTCCTCCATTTTCCAtactttctttagttttattttaggaattTGAAGGACTACTCAAaacttcaaggattcatcaaaggctTTATCTCTATaagattcaagacttgggtaattgtgggagttgtaattcaaggatagtcatgctagctttctAGTTATTTGTGGCTACCCTTGTTTTCTCCGACACTTCTatactcttttctctttgaattttgtaatcttgatgtctatgattatgggttgtgagtaatttccttgttggggggttagggttgtgtgccctagcctAAATTTTTTGTAAAAGatatttaatttaatgtaatgatgcaattttcatatgatggatgcttatatctatttttgttgggttgaaaTGCATATCTAGGAGCGTAGTCAACTctggggtgtgtattttgagcatgtctaggacggagttagaggcttgaccccctctaattcctaagctagaaaccttcaatttcgtattcgaggggatataagcatggtgatttacacccgttgcgtgattgtgcgggcgggtcgcttagtagtctaattcctcaatctctacgcctcttgatgtgaattagggacccttgaaccggctctaattcatgtcaagtgagttcctacgacccttgaaccggagtaggaatatcatGAAAGGTAATTTCGGTCTTTGAGCCTTGAACtaccttggatacgactactgCCAAAGTAAGAGATTTGTATCTACATTATATTAGCTTCGACACATAGAATtcgggtgaaggaacctccctaacacccgacattcccatttatttggttatacttttattaatttcttttcatttttattaattgctttacatttcatcacattttgttaatctaaaattcTCCCTCAAAATATTGAAACTCCGACTCATTGTAAATAACCACCACTATGCTCTTAGtcttgattaggctttggtgagaaccaaagccgaacattgctaaggcttggtgccttagagtagaatttttgtttattttgttcttcttttgcatgcatgctaagtgtctttagttCCGACTACCAAAGGATTGtaggttagccactaatccccatggtacgataattttgggcttaatacttccctatcttgacacgaTTCGTACAACGATTGTGAGTATTTGTGTTAAGTCAATAATCTTTATTTCATATTGAACAACGGTACCATCATACAAAACAGTTTAATCTTATGATGCATATTTCACACTACATGCACTAGCTTTGTATTTGTGTCAACTCACCTTGTATTAACAAGTTTACATCTAATTCCTGATGCTTCTGTGGTCTAACTTTTCAATTATGGTTACAAGTCTTTTTATGATAGAAGACTAGAAGAGGATTCATAAAGGAGTATTACCATTCTTCAaaactctttcttctttctttgaaacTCTTCCTGCATACCAAATTTGATAGGAAGACAACACCCTCAGCACAAACAACATCAACAATGGGTTTCAAATTTCCTATGCTTCAACTCGCTCCTTTGTTCATAAACCAGGCATATATGAGTACCTTCACACATATAAATGAATTTTAGAATTGTTCTGGGTTAAGTTTTGTGATGGTGGTTGTTATTGTGGAGAGTTCTTGTGCAACGCAGCACTTTCATATACAATCTTCTTCATGCAactatcactactacaaaaactgcatcacacaacagtggaaatctgttgtgtgatgtggaCCATGTCTATcatctatctcgatgttgtgtgatgagcatACTCtcacaacggtgaaacaccattgtgtgtatcatagacacaacgcaCTGCTTATTACCGTTGCACCAATTCTGCccatgccaatgccagaaattggatgcggcgCATTTTCTATGGTGATCGTACatgctgttgttggttaacttctaacacaacagaaaaataacattcagacaacagaagtaagtacacgctgttgttggttaacttatcatacaacagaaaaatatggcgactgttgttggttgttccttcacacAACAAGTATCGTAAGTAACTGTTGTATGTGTGAGGCTCAGTGTTAAATTCTTCACAAGTCATTCAAGACATTGTTTCTATACCGTTGGGTGATTTAGCATTGGACAACTGATACGtatttgttctgttgtgtgagtactaatgagacaataaaattttatagggaccgttgtgtgattacaagttatttgttgtgtgattaacgacATATGTGTATTCATACCACGTAATTTAATTCACTATTGTTCATGAATTATGGATATTGTACCTGGAATATTTGCACAAATATAATGCTCAATATATGGTACGTAATGAAGTACTCTAATTCAAGTGTCTAGTGTACCAAAAGAGCTAGCATTCTTTGTCAATCATCTATACATTTATGTATCCACACCATTAAACCAAAAATGAAGTCATTCTAGCTAGCTTGATAGCTGCTGCATTCTAGCTAACATTGAAAAATAGCAAAAACTGATACAAACAAATCTTTGCAAGAGAAATATTTGCGACTAAAGTTCTCTCATACTTGCATAGTGTAGTGCTAAGGGAGCTGCACCTAATGTGTCGGGTGGATGCTCTAGTTCcaacttctttttcaaaatGATCTGTTTGAGCTTACTTGACTTGAGCTGCTCCAACTTTTACACTTCAGCCTCAACCTGCAGAAAGAAAGTTAATACTATTAATTAGCTCAACATATTTCTGCTCCAAATATTGCTATAGAGCAGATACAATGAAAAAACATAACAATGAGGAAGACCACCAGTTATTATTTTAGATTCATGTTGGCTTCCCTAGAGGACATAGAGGAAAGCCTTCACTTGGGACCCAACGATTGGCAAATGTGATCTTCTTTAAACATAGATGCCCAAACTTTATTTTCCATAGCATCTCTTATTTGCTTGTCTGATTGATATATGATGAAACTGGGGAAAATGATATATCATATTTTACCTGCACAACTAATACCCTATGTATTTAATAATAGTTAAGTTCATTGGAAGCACCATACCATATATAACTAATATGTGCAGATAACTTCttgttaaccaaaaaaaaaaaaacaactttagTTATAGTTCTATAGATTGATACTTGACAGATAAATCAGTGTAGCATGCATTATTATCATACAAGCAAAATTCAGCTCTCATGATCAACAATAACCAGATTGAGATTACACAGGGCATGTCTCCTGCTATTCACTAAAACTAATCAATGAGTGCAGTGGAATCTCAACATAGGGAGCCTGCCAATTTATCAGTACTACAATTATTTTGATTAGTATCAACGTGCTCCAGAACATTTCAGATTGTTCTCAATCAATCTGAACTAATTCAAGAGCATAGTTGATCCATACTTTTAAAGATAATCTCATCCCcactttgttttgttcattttaTCACTTTCCAGAGAATATAGAGGCAAAAGAAAAGTAACAGATCCACAAGGCACCAAAAAACACCTGCAACTAGTCTATAATGCTGGCTAGAGCTATCAAATAGAAAACATTATGAGTTGAAGTTGTGGAGTCAGAATTTCAACATGAAGAATAGCTTACGAACTTGCCTTGATTGTGGTGATAAAGAACTGTGAGCCATTGGAATCAGGTCTTGTATTCACCATAGAAACAGTACCTGCACAGAAGATACAGTTTCAGagttttaataataataaaaaatctagTGCAAAACTGTAGATCATTCAGGAATCAAAAGTGACAGCCAAAAACATTGACGTTAAACACCTGCATGTGAATGTTTCACTTTGAAATTCTCATCAGCAAAAGTGCCACCATATATCGAttcatatcccttcccatcaCCATGAATGATTTCTCCGCCTTGAATCATGAACCCAGATACGATATGATGAAATGGTATTCCCTTATAGTGGAGTAGTTTTCCATTAACACCTTTACCTTTTTCTCCTGCATTTAAAGCAAGTTTCAATAAGCATAATGACAACATGAACAGGTTCAGTTGGTAATCAAATATCGCAGGTCCAAGTACCTATGCACAATGCCCTGAAATTTTCTgcaaaaggagaaaaaagaTACAGGTATTAGGCAGTTAACTGGTATGAGATAACCTTGATCATTTGACAAGAAACTGCAACTAACAGAGTTTGCCTGTGCTAATTGAGGTTGTAAGCCATCGGGCATTAAAAAGTATCGTCTCAATAACTTTCAACAAACTttgataagaaaagaaaagctcataatcaTATCAAATGAAGTAAAGGACTAGAAACTATCAAATTTGCATGCGTCAATAGAGGTAGATTATCTTCAACCAACAAGTTTGTGACAAATTGAAAGTCGAAATAAAATAGGTTTCTAAGGTTCTGATGAAAAGACATTATTAAGATATAAGATCAATACATACCAAGAGTTTTTGGTACAACCTGACCGTataatccaatcacaattctacCTGCAAATGAAAGGTAATAGGAAATTATCAGTTAATAAGAAATTAATAGGCAATCAGCAGAAGGTAGTTCACATGAAAGTATTGGCATGAAATTGTACCTAAGCGCTGTTCCTCAATATCAATATCCAGGTATACTCTATGGGTTATTTCAGGTACTTCTTCTACTTTCTCCCTCCTACATAATGAAATGATTCATATTAGAGACTGCAAACTCATCTCTTCATAAATACTAATATTAAAGCAAAACCACAAGAAACTAAACCAATATATTCAATAAGATGAGGATAAAACTACAGACCACCAAGATGGAGCTGGTCAACCAAAAGAACTGATCTAATACGCAGCCAAACCCCTCAAATTGCACACACAGAcacaaaatagaaaataaaataaaacccaattcaaaatcaaacttaAATTCAAATATTCAATATACCCTTTTAACACTACTAGTCCCTCCATTACTAACCTGAAGATGAAAGTGCGCATGAAGACCACAACATCCAAACTGGTGTGACAGACAAGAATTGATCTTCAGAGGGCTGCCATGCCCGTCTGACCCAATCCACCATTCTTCCCACCTAAAAATCAATCAACCGCACAATTTTCGTCACATTATTCAAAATCATTgaaagacaaaataaataacataACATAACAATGAAACTTGTAATAATCACTACCAAGAGATCTAACCTTAACAATATTCATTTGTCCTCCGAACATAAGAACCACACCCATCTCAAGCATAACTCTGAAGGTGTCCCTAATGTTATTGGCACTGAACTCCTTCAAGCTCTTAGCGTAGTCACCACCctaaagaagaaaagcattACCCATTAAGgggtaaaagaaaaaacaaagggaaaaagcaaaagggaATACATGACCCCTAAAACCCAACCCAAGTGGATGggaaaaaggggaaaaaaggaaaggaaaaaagaacAGGCAAAGCAGAGAAACTACACAAGTTGATAATGGCTATGTCGAAAGGCTAATTACAGATAACATACTATACTTTAGATATCAGATAGAATATTCTTTTTCAATAAATAGGTTCTACAACATTAGACTTATACTTCTCGCAGTGATATCCTCGTGAGAGTTTTACCTGCTAAATGGGAATATGGGATAACTCTTCGACTGCAGTGCTATGAAAGAAAATCTACCTGTTGCTAAGATCTTCCATATATACCTGGATCAATAGCAATTTCAAAGTTTCTATCACCACTGAGATGTATATACAGACAATAGCAATTCCAAATCAATAGCAATTATCTGAGCTAAACACACTCAGTAGCAATCTGACACAAGTGTAAAAACAAATAGAAAAATACATCAAAGTGCCCAGACTTGACATTCAAATCACAATTCAAGTATAAACTCGTCTACTCAACCACATCAGCAATTCACCATCTAATTGTCGATCTTTTAGGGTTCTTCAATCATCATAGTTTCATAGGATATTTCAAACCACAAAGGAAATCCCACATAATATCCTTCTTTATTCTCATGCAGGATGAGATTATTGGAAAAACGTGACCAGCCATTAATGTAGTAATGCACACCATATGCCATATCTAAAATCGATCATCTCCAGTAACAAATAATAACGAAAAATACTAGTGCAATCAATAAATACAAGAAATTTTAATTAAGTAAAGGGAAAAAAACCACAAATGAAGGGGGTTCGTTGATTTCTACCAAAATTGTTCTTACTTTCTCATCCTCctcaataaacaaatatatatcaTGATCACCCTTCGCCAACTAGTCTCTGATTTCTAAAACTCTAAAGAAGAAACCACAAAAACGAAGATCGGGAAAACccccaaaaataaacaaataaagttaaaaccaactccaaaacccaaaaaatccaaaaaaaaatggcCCAGAGTGACAAAACTCGCTGAGAcacttaatcaaacactcaagaagaaaagaatgggcTGAAAAGAAAGCATACCAGAAATCAAACACTCAAACAAACAGAAATTCAGTCACCTAGACTTGTCAATCGTCAACTCCTACAATCCAATCTCTCTTCTGTATGTAAAGCTTTGATATTTCCCTATAATCAATAAACCCAGTAAACAAAATTTTAGATTAAAGAATTGATAGAGTGATCGAATTCAATAAACACAGTAAACTAACCCAATGGCGTCGCGACATCGTCCCCCACGCCGGAGTCGGCGTTCTTGAGCCTTTGGTGAGATGGATGGATGTGAAATTGGCGTGGACTCAAAGACTCTTTCTCGACGGCGGGTTTGGGGTCGGCGAAGGCATTGTAGAGGCAGTTGGGGAGGACCGAGAGGCCGTCGGCGGCGAGGGTGTGGATTATTTTCTCGAGATTTTCGACTGCGATTTGGTTAGAGTGATTGAGAGTGTTTTGAGAGCTAGAACCTGATATCTAGGTTTTGAGAGCGATTGAGAGTGTTTTGACTCGGGCTAGAAAGTTTTGATAGTGATTTAGAGTTCTAATAGTGATCGAGAGGGAAAGAAGGTTTctgggttcttttttttttctttctctcgaTAGATAGCTACGTTTGGTGAGAATATTTGTCTAGGTTTGGTAAGACTTGAATACTTCAATAAATTAGTCGTAGAAGAGTTAAGttcatcatacaacagataattAAATAACTGTCGTAGGAGAGTATACAATGTCAAATTAGGGAGGGAAATTTGGCTGCCTGGCTAGGTTTGGGGGAAGCAATTCAAATAGAATTGAgctttcacacaacagaatgcCCACAATCTGTTGTGACATTTTTTTATATCACACACTCGGTATACCTAGTAGAAGGTGTTAAAGTGTTACAACATTGCCACCCACTCAAAATTTGGTGCAGAATTTGGCGCCCCGTTCTAGTCATACAACAGAAACAACTACACTGTTGTAGCATGCAGAATTCTTACAACAGatgaaacataattatgttgtgtgattaaattgGTGAAGTTGTCTTGGGAGAGAATTTTGAGTTCAGTGATAGCGGGATATCTACCGCTAAATTTTGTGTCATTTAGACaacagaacatgcataattgtgttgtgtgatagaaCTCTGAAGAAAAAGTCATCAATTTGGTAGCATTCCCACAACAGAACTTCATTAACACCGTTGTACAATGGAGTTCATGTTATCAGACGACGGTAAACTTTTAATCTCTTGTCTGAtgggtgttgtgtgatgcagtttttgtagtagtgtataaAATGCTTTTTGCAAATGAGGTATCGATATACATAGAAGGAGTATTCAAGAACTTGCATCAAGTATATCATGTTGAATTATACCCTATATATTTAAAATTAAGAATATTTTCAGTTGAGTTTAGAATAAATGTGTAGTGAACGATTGTCAAATGTAGTCTaacacaacaaaataaacaagcCAGTAAACTAAAATTGACAGAACACAAGCAGTAATCTCATTTGTTCTTGTTAGCCAAGCTTTCCAGAAAGTCCTGCTTCTAAGTGGAGGAACTGTACTTTCAGCAGAACAAGGCCATTTGTTCTATGGCTGATTCTTGTACCAACAAGATGACCCAATATAATGTGAAACATAGAGAAGACAAACTGCCTATGAGAAGATTGAACTGTCCCAATTTGGAAGGAGTAAGGAATTGAAAATACATAGCAATTCTAACTCAACAACGTACATCAATTCCAACACCCAAATCAATAAACCCAGTCATGAAATTGATCATACTTCTTAGCATATCAAGCTACCTAGACACCAAATCCTTAATAAATCTGTAAAATATCACAACCCATAAACAAATAACAATAGGTTCTCACTCCATAGTCttttataaaataaattacagttgacagagaaagaagaaggtaGAGGGCGTTGGAAGGGGAGAGTGAACAATAATCAAACAAGAGATAGAGCATGAGAAATTGAACCTGAAAAAGAGTAGTCGAAGGAGACTAAAGAGAAAGAAATGAGTGAATGAGAACGATGAGGCTCAAGCCAAGAAAGACTAACAATGAGATTTCAGCGGTGTAGAAGACTTGCTTCCA is a window from the Rosa chinensis cultivar Old Blush chromosome 2, RchiOBHm-V2, whole genome shotgun sequence genome containing:
- the LOC112184047 gene encoding peptidyl-prolyl cis-trans isomerase CYP21-1: MSRRHWGGDYAKSLKEFSANNIRDTFRVMLEMGVVLMFGGQMNIVKVGRMVDWVRRAWQPSEDQFLSVTPVWMLWSSCALSSSGVWLRIRSVLLVDQLHLGGLREKVEEVPEITHRVYLDIDIEEQRLGRIVIGLYGQVVPKTLENFRALCIGEKGKGVNGKLLHYKGIPFHHIVSGFMIQGGEIIHGDGKGYESIYGGTFADENFKVKHSHAGTVSMVNTRPDSNGSQFFITTIKVEAEV